Genomic DNA from Streptomyces diastaticus subsp. diastaticus:
TCCACCCGCGCCAGAAGGCTGCCTGCTCCGGCCCGTCCCGCCGCTCACCGCGCAGGTGGGCGGTGAGCGCGGGTACGTCCATCCACAGCAGCCGGGCCAGCACCGGCCGCACCGCGCGGCGGCCGGCGCCGACCCCCTCGATCAGGACGACCGGGGCCGCGGGCAGGGGCCTGGCCGGACCGAACGCGCGGCGCCGCCAGTCGTAGGGCCGGTACCGCGCCTCCTCGTCCCGGCTGAACGGCGCGAGGACCTGCGTGCGCAGCCGGGCCGTCCAGGCGAACAGCTCCTCGTGGCTGGCGAGGTCGTCCAGGTGGAGCACGGGCGCCCCACCGAGCGCCTCGGCCAGCCGTCCGGCGAAGGTGGTCTTCCCGGACCCGGCGTGCCCGTCCACGGCGACGAGCCGGACCGGACCGAGGGAGGGCGGCGCGGCCCGCAGCTCGGCGGCGAGGCGGGGGAGCGGGCCGGCCGGGCCGGACTGGTGGGCGGGGTCCTGTCGCACCGCGCCAGCGTACGGGGGCCGGATCCGGCGGGACGGTGCGGGTGGTGCGGTACGGCCGGGCGCCCGCGCCGCCGCCCGGGTGGGGCGCGGGCGCGGGTCCGCGCGGCGCGGCGCCGACGCCAGTGGTTCAGGCCAATATTGGTCCGTCCCTGGCAGCCGGGAACACTGGCAGAAGGGCTGGGGCACCGGCCATAGTGGGCACTTGTCGTGCACCTGCCGTGCCTCTCGTGCTGATCCGACGTCGACTGGGGGAACCTCCCATGACCCGATCCGAACTCCCCCGCAGGGCCCTGCTGACGGCCGCCGCCGCCGTGGCCGCCACCGCGGCGGCCGGTCCCGCCGCCGCGGGCGGCCCGCTGCCGCGCCCCTCGGCCGCCGGGCGGCAGGAGCCCGCCACCATCGACAACCGGTTCTGGAGCACCGCCTCGGACTGGCTCCAGGGCCGCGCCTCCGGCGTCCGCGTCGTCGCCGGGTCCCGCCCCGGTGTCCGCATCGCCGCGCCCGCCGGGGTCACCGAGTACACCGACCCGCACACCGGCACCACCGCCGCCTGGGAGTACGCCACCTGGACCTCCCCGCTGCACCGCAGCAAGGTCCCCGCCACGGAGCTGATCGCCTCCTGGAACGCCCGTACGCCGGCCGGGACCTGGCTCCAGACCGAGGTGGAGGGGGTCTACGCGGACGGCGGACGCACCCCCTGGTACGTGCTGGGCCGGTGGGCCTCGGGCGACCAGGACATCCGGCGGACCTCCGTCGACGGCCAGGGCGACGACCGCAGCAGCGTGTGGACCGACACCGTCTCGGTGGACGACGCCGCCTCC
This window encodes:
- a CDS encoding uridine kinase family protein is translated as MRQDPAHQSGPAGPLPRLAAELRAAPPSLGPVRLVAVDGHAGSGKTTFAGRLAEALGGAPVLHLDDLASHEELFAWTARLRTQVLAPFSRDEEARYRPYDWRRRAFGPARPLPAAPVVLIEGVGAGRRAVRPVLARLLWMDVPALTAHLRGERRDGPEQAAFWRGWMPAERRHFASDPSRPFADTLVRHGAAEPALLSGPGRGHLDRRAGDRG